One segment of Scleropages formosus chromosome 23, fSclFor1.1, whole genome shotgun sequence DNA contains the following:
- the LOC108927847 gene encoding polyadenylate-binding protein 1-like isoform X1, producing the protein MASLYVGDLHQDVTEAVLLQKFSPFGAILSVRVCRDRINHHSLGYGYVNFQQQADAKRALDTMNFEEIMGRPIRIMWSQRDPSLRKSGVGNVFVKNLDKSVDSTTLHGTFSAFGSILSCKVVCDENGSKGYGFVHYEAQEAAEKAIEKLNGTLFNNRKVFVGHFKSRKQREAEQRLHEGTLKAMDKMNSRELNGKLISRGHGQKRSVTQAEHKQGVNLYVKNLDDEVDDECLRKEFSTFGTITSAKVMMNGGRSKGFGFVCFSTPEEATKALTEMNGRIVATKPLYVALAQRKEERRAVLTNQYMQQKTGVKTMPNLVLNPYQAAPLPFYFMTPVAQAQSYAAYYPWSQMSQLKPSSCWMTQDIKSQATQSVGPYPANAATTALTPACYMSQQHLNTQVAIEQHPIHVQGQQHLTASTLATGPTQQHKYSLGHCLLPFALNMHPSGLAGSLACSWRWTTECCHTWSPSSPFVPRGMRLLQGCISTRPKSLHRRQ; encoded by the exons ATGGCTTCTTTATACGTGGGAGACCTGCACCAAGATGTGACCGAGGCAGTGCTGTTGCAGAAGTTCAGTCCGTTCGGTGCCATCCTTTCTGTGAGAGTGTGCAGGGACAGGATCAACCATCATTCACTCGGCTATGGTTATGTGAACTTCCAACAACAGGCCGACG CTAAGCGTGCCTTGGACACTATGAATTTTGAGGAAATCATGGGCAGGCCAATTCGCATCATGTGGTCCCAGCGCGACCCATCCCTTAGGAAAAGTGGCGTCGGCAATGTCTTCGTGAAGAATCTTGATAAGTCTGTAGACAGCACAACTCTCCATGGCACGTTCTCTGCTTTTGGCAGCATTCTCTCCTGCAAG GTGGTGTGTGATGAGAATGGCTCCAAGGGCTATGGATTTGTGCACTATGAGGCCCAGGAGGCAGCAGAAAAAGCCATTGAGAAATTGAATGGCACATTGTTCAACAACCGCAAAGT GTTTGTTGGACACTTCAAATCTCGGAAACAGCGTGAGGCTGAACAGCGGCTGCATGAGGGTACACTGAAG GCCATGGACAAGATGAACAGCAGGGAGCTGAATGGGAAGCTCATCAGCAGGGGACATGGCCAGAAGAGGAGCGTGACTCAAGCGGAACACAAGCAG GGAGTCAATCTTTATGTGAAAAATCTGGATGATGAAGTTGATGATGAGTGTCTTCGCAAAGAATTCTCAACATTTGGAACCATCACCAGTGCTAAG GTCATGATGAATGGAGGCCGGAGCAAGGGCTTTGGGTTTGTGTGCTTCTCCACCCCAGAAGAAGCTACCAAGGCCCTGACAGAGATGAATGGCCGCATTGTGGCCACCAAGCCCCTGTATGTAGCTTTAGCCCAGCGGAAGGAGGAGCGCCGCGCCGTCCTCACCAACCAGTACATGCAGCAGAAAACTGGAGTCAAGACCATGCCCAATCTGGTCCTCAATCCCTACCAGGCAGCACCCCTTCCTTTCTACTTCATGACTCCTGTTGCACAG GCTCAGAGCTATGCTGCATACTACCCATGGAGTCAGATGTCCCAGCTGAAACCCAGCTCTTGCTGGATGACCCAAGACATCAAATCTCAGG CCACCCAGAGCGTGGGGCCATATCCTGCCAACGCAGCCACAACAGCCCTCACTCCAGCCTGCTACATGTCCCAGCAGCATTTGAACACACAGGTAGCCATAGAACAG CACCCCATCCATGTCCAGGGTCAGCAGCACCTGACAGCTTCCACATTGGCTACTGGACCCACACAGCAACACAAGTACTCTCTGG GACATTGTCTCTTGCCATTTGCCCTGAACATGCACCCCTCTGGGCTGGCAGGTTCACTTGCATGTAGCTGGAGATGGACAACTGAGTGCTGCCACACGTGGAGTCCCTCAAGTCCCTTTGTTCCAAG GGGGATGAGGCTGCTGCAAGGCTGCATTTCCACCAGGCCGAAGAGTCTGCACAGAAGACAGTAA
- the LOC108927847 gene encoding polyadenylate-binding protein 1-like isoform X2, giving the protein MASLYVGDLHQDVTEAVLLQKFSPFGAILSVRVCRDRINHHSLGYGYVNFQQQADAKRALDTMNFEEIMGRPIRIMWSQRDPSLRKSGVGNVFVKNLDKSVDSTTLHGTFSAFGSILSCKVVCDENGSKGYGFVHYEAQEAAEKAIEKLNGTLFNNRKVFVGHFKSRKQREAEQRLHEGTLKAMDKMNSRELNGKLISRGHGQKRSVTQAEHKQGVNLYVKNLDDEVDDECLRKEFSTFGTITSAKVMMNGGRSKGFGFVCFSTPEEATKALTEMNGRIVATKPLYVALAQRKEERRAVLTNQYMQQKTGVKTMPNLVLNPYQAAPLPFYFMTPVAQAQSYAAYYPWSQMSQLKPSSCWMTQDIKSQATQSVGPYPANAATTALTPACYMSQQHLNTQHPIHVQGQQHLTASTLATGPTQQHKYSLGHCLLPFALNMHPSGLAGSLACSWRWTTECCHTWSPSSPFVPRGMRLLQGCISTRPKSLHRRQ; this is encoded by the exons ATGGCTTCTTTATACGTGGGAGACCTGCACCAAGATGTGACCGAGGCAGTGCTGTTGCAGAAGTTCAGTCCGTTCGGTGCCATCCTTTCTGTGAGAGTGTGCAGGGACAGGATCAACCATCATTCACTCGGCTATGGTTATGTGAACTTCCAACAACAGGCCGACG CTAAGCGTGCCTTGGACACTATGAATTTTGAGGAAATCATGGGCAGGCCAATTCGCATCATGTGGTCCCAGCGCGACCCATCCCTTAGGAAAAGTGGCGTCGGCAATGTCTTCGTGAAGAATCTTGATAAGTCTGTAGACAGCACAACTCTCCATGGCACGTTCTCTGCTTTTGGCAGCATTCTCTCCTGCAAG GTGGTGTGTGATGAGAATGGCTCCAAGGGCTATGGATTTGTGCACTATGAGGCCCAGGAGGCAGCAGAAAAAGCCATTGAGAAATTGAATGGCACATTGTTCAACAACCGCAAAGT GTTTGTTGGACACTTCAAATCTCGGAAACAGCGTGAGGCTGAACAGCGGCTGCATGAGGGTACACTGAAG GCCATGGACAAGATGAACAGCAGGGAGCTGAATGGGAAGCTCATCAGCAGGGGACATGGCCAGAAGAGGAGCGTGACTCAAGCGGAACACAAGCAG GGAGTCAATCTTTATGTGAAAAATCTGGATGATGAAGTTGATGATGAGTGTCTTCGCAAAGAATTCTCAACATTTGGAACCATCACCAGTGCTAAG GTCATGATGAATGGAGGCCGGAGCAAGGGCTTTGGGTTTGTGTGCTTCTCCACCCCAGAAGAAGCTACCAAGGCCCTGACAGAGATGAATGGCCGCATTGTGGCCACCAAGCCCCTGTATGTAGCTTTAGCCCAGCGGAAGGAGGAGCGCCGCGCCGTCCTCACCAACCAGTACATGCAGCAGAAAACTGGAGTCAAGACCATGCCCAATCTGGTCCTCAATCCCTACCAGGCAGCACCCCTTCCTTTCTACTTCATGACTCCTGTTGCACAG GCTCAGAGCTATGCTGCATACTACCCATGGAGTCAGATGTCCCAGCTGAAACCCAGCTCTTGCTGGATGACCCAAGACATCAAATCTCAGG CCACCCAGAGCGTGGGGCCATATCCTGCCAACGCAGCCACAACAGCCCTCACTCCAGCCTGCTACATGTCCCAGCAGCATTTGAACACACAG CACCCCATCCATGTCCAGGGTCAGCAGCACCTGACAGCTTCCACATTGGCTACTGGACCCACACAGCAACACAAGTACTCTCTGG GACATTGTCTCTTGCCATTTGCCCTGAACATGCACCCCTCTGGGCTGGCAGGTTCACTTGCATGTAGCTGGAGATGGACAACTGAGTGCTGCCACACGTGGAGTCCCTCAAGTCCCTTTGTTCCAAG GGGGATGAGGCTGCTGCAAGGCTGCATTTCCACCAGGCCGAAGAGTCTGCACAGAAGACAGTAA
- the LOC108927847 gene encoding polyadenylate-binding protein 1-like isoform X3, producing MASLYVGDLHQDVTEAVLLQKFSPFGAILSVRVCRDRINHHSLGYGYVNFQQQADAKRALDTMNFEEIMGRPIRIMWSQRDPSLRKSGVGNVFVKNLDKSVDSTTLHGTFSAFGSILSCKVVCDENGSKGYGFVHYEAQEAAEKAIEKLNGTLFNNRKVFVGHFKSRKQREAEQRLHEGTLKAMDKMNSRELNGKLISRGHGQKRSVTQAEHKQGVNLYVKNLDDEVDDECLRKEFSTFGTITSAKVMMNGGRSKGFGFVCFSTPEEATKALTEMNGRIVATKPLYVALAQRKEERRAVLTNQYMQQKTGVKTMPNLVLNPYQAAPLPFYFMTPVAQAQSYAAYYPWSQMSQLKPSSCWMTQDIKSQATQSVGPYPANAATTALTPACYMSQQHLNTQVAIEQHPIHVQGQQHLTASTLATGPTQQHKYSLGSLACSWRWTTECCHTWSPSSPFVPRGMRLLQGCISTRPKSLHRRQ from the exons ATGGCTTCTTTATACGTGGGAGACCTGCACCAAGATGTGACCGAGGCAGTGCTGTTGCAGAAGTTCAGTCCGTTCGGTGCCATCCTTTCTGTGAGAGTGTGCAGGGACAGGATCAACCATCATTCACTCGGCTATGGTTATGTGAACTTCCAACAACAGGCCGACG CTAAGCGTGCCTTGGACACTATGAATTTTGAGGAAATCATGGGCAGGCCAATTCGCATCATGTGGTCCCAGCGCGACCCATCCCTTAGGAAAAGTGGCGTCGGCAATGTCTTCGTGAAGAATCTTGATAAGTCTGTAGACAGCACAACTCTCCATGGCACGTTCTCTGCTTTTGGCAGCATTCTCTCCTGCAAG GTGGTGTGTGATGAGAATGGCTCCAAGGGCTATGGATTTGTGCACTATGAGGCCCAGGAGGCAGCAGAAAAAGCCATTGAGAAATTGAATGGCACATTGTTCAACAACCGCAAAGT GTTTGTTGGACACTTCAAATCTCGGAAACAGCGTGAGGCTGAACAGCGGCTGCATGAGGGTACACTGAAG GCCATGGACAAGATGAACAGCAGGGAGCTGAATGGGAAGCTCATCAGCAGGGGACATGGCCAGAAGAGGAGCGTGACTCAAGCGGAACACAAGCAG GGAGTCAATCTTTATGTGAAAAATCTGGATGATGAAGTTGATGATGAGTGTCTTCGCAAAGAATTCTCAACATTTGGAACCATCACCAGTGCTAAG GTCATGATGAATGGAGGCCGGAGCAAGGGCTTTGGGTTTGTGTGCTTCTCCACCCCAGAAGAAGCTACCAAGGCCCTGACAGAGATGAATGGCCGCATTGTGGCCACCAAGCCCCTGTATGTAGCTTTAGCCCAGCGGAAGGAGGAGCGCCGCGCCGTCCTCACCAACCAGTACATGCAGCAGAAAACTGGAGTCAAGACCATGCCCAATCTGGTCCTCAATCCCTACCAGGCAGCACCCCTTCCTTTCTACTTCATGACTCCTGTTGCACAG GCTCAGAGCTATGCTGCATACTACCCATGGAGTCAGATGTCCCAGCTGAAACCCAGCTCTTGCTGGATGACCCAAGACATCAAATCTCAGG CCACCCAGAGCGTGGGGCCATATCCTGCCAACGCAGCCACAACAGCCCTCACTCCAGCCTGCTACATGTCCCAGCAGCATTTGAACACACAGGTAGCCATAGAACAG CACCCCATCCATGTCCAGGGTCAGCAGCACCTGACAGCTTCCACATTGGCTACTGGACCCACACAGCAACACAAGTACTCTCTGG GTTCACTTGCATGTAGCTGGAGATGGACAACTGAGTGCTGCCACACGTGGAGTCCCTCAAGTCCCTTTGTTCCAAG GGGGATGAGGCTGCTGCAAGGCTGCATTTCCACCAGGCCGAAGAGTCTGCACAGAAGACAGTAA